The following proteins are encoded in a genomic region of Nymphalis io chromosome 8, ilAglIoxx1.1, whole genome shotgun sequence:
- the LOC126769839 gene encoding pre-piRNA 3'-exonuclease trimmer-like isoform X10: MEITKNNFSQELDNITNNLKRSCFVSFDAEFTAILSDECFNHKLFDTSKERYDLIKNEVSKMIITQFGLTMFQYEREQDSYTAVGYTFHLCPQAFGDIDQSFIFQASTLRFLCKHKFNFNKFIYEGLPYLSKTEEKLIRQQLQDKTLFINLINKMNMDDERTLQHYCSEVSKWLMNGDEEILYFDIENPVMRYIVHNEIRLRFPDVLMTDSLGNSNKVLIYRDKNVEGAKSAPITVLEENLISNILGFSQIINLLAEHKKPIVGHNIFLDTILLHSQFIGPLPKNYSVFKKNINDLFPTIFDTKYISHEMGRKLTSDETWKSNALQDLYEFFLEGKLSWLQTGMNIVKLKIPFDVNQTYHEAGWDSYCSGYCFIRLGHWAACEANGNLKPVGPKEKLAALSPFCNKVNIIREAVPYMGHMAKAHEPWPSLFASRGE; this comes from the exons ATGgagattacaaaaaataacttttctcAAGAATTAGACAACATAACCAATAATTTGAAACGATCGTGTTTCGTGAGTTTCGACGCGGAGTTTACTGCAATTTTATCGGATGAATGTTTTAATCATAA GTTATTCGACACCAGCAAAGAAAGATATGATCTCATTAAGAATGAAGTGAGCAAAATGATCATAACTCAATTCGGTTTAACAATGTTCCAGTATGAAAGGGAACAAGACAGCTATACAGCTGTTGGTTACACATTCCATTTGTGTCCGCAAGCCTTTGGTGATATAGACCAGTCTTTTATATTTCAAGCTTCTACACTTCGATTtctttgtaaacacaaatttaactttaacaag TTCATATATGAAGGCCTTCCTTACTTGAGTAAAACTGAGGAAAAGCTTATACGGCAGCAGCTACAAGATAAAACACTGtttattaatctaattaataaaatgaatatggaCGATGAAAGAACTCTTCAGCATTACTGTTCTGAGGTGTCAAA GTGGCTGATGAATGGTGACGAAGAAattctttattttgatattgaaaatCCCGTAATGCGTTATATAGTCCACAATGAAATAAGACTGCGATTTCCTGATGTACTTATGACTGATAGCTTAGGTAATAGCAATAAG GTCCTTATATACCGAGATAAGAATGTAGAAGGCGCAAAAAGTGCACCAATAACTGTACTggaagaaaatttaataagcaACATATTAGGATTttcacagataattaatttacttgcaGAGCATAAAAAACCTATTGTGGGTCACAACATATTCTTAGACACTATACTTTTACACAGTCAGTTTATAGGACCCTTGCCAAAGAATTactctgtatttaaaaaaaatataaatgacctCTTCCCAACAATAttcgatacaaaatatatatctcatGAAATGGGCAGAAAATTAACATCGGATGAAACATGGAAATCGAACGCGCTTCAAGA TTTATATGAATTCTTTTTAGAGGGAAAACTTAGTTGGCTACAAACGGGTATGAATATTGTTAAACTAAAAATCCCGTTTGATGTTAATCAAACCTACCATGAAGCAGGATGGGACTCATATTGTTCgg gTTACTGCTTCATCCGTTTGGGTCACTGGGCGGCCTGTGAGGCAAATGGAAATTTAAAACCCGTGGGACCAAAAGAAAAACTTGCTGCCCTGAGTCCTTTCTGCAACAAAGTTAATATAATCCGTGAAGCTGTTCCTTATATG
- the LOC126769839 gene encoding pre-piRNA 3'-exonuclease trimmer-like isoform X9: MEITKNNFSQELDNITNNLKRSCFVSFDAEFTAILSDECFNHKLFDTSKERYDLIKNEVSKMIITQFGLTMFQYEREQDSYTAVGYTFHLCPQAFGDIDQSFIFQASTLRFLCKHKFNFNKFIYEGLPYLSKTEEKLIRQQLQDKTLFINLINKMNMDDERTLQHYCSEVSKWLMNGDEEILYFDIENPVMRYIVHNEIRLRFPDVLMTDSLGNSNKVLIYRDKNVEGAKSAPITVLEENLISNILGFSQIINLLAEHKKPIVGHNIFLDTILLHSQFIGPLPKNYSVFKKNINDLFPTIFDTKYISHEMGRKLTSDETWKSNALQDLYEFFLEGKLSWLQTGMNIVKLKIPFDVNQTYHEAGWDSYCSGYCFIRLGHWAACEANGNLKPVGPKEKLAALSPFCNKVNIIREAVPYMHNIYAQVCLTGTYGEGSRALAFVIRLTRRITSAP, translated from the exons ATGgagattacaaaaaataacttttctcAAGAATTAGACAACATAACCAATAATTTGAAACGATCGTGTTTCGTGAGTTTCGACGCGGAGTTTACTGCAATTTTATCGGATGAATGTTTTAATCATAA GTTATTCGACACCAGCAAAGAAAGATATGATCTCATTAAGAATGAAGTGAGCAAAATGATCATAACTCAATTCGGTTTAACAATGTTCCAGTATGAAAGGGAACAAGACAGCTATACAGCTGTTGGTTACACATTCCATTTGTGTCCGCAAGCCTTTGGTGATATAGACCAGTCTTTTATATTTCAAGCTTCTACACTTCGATTtctttgtaaacacaaatttaactttaacaag TTCATATATGAAGGCCTTCCTTACTTGAGTAAAACTGAGGAAAAGCTTATACGGCAGCAGCTACAAGATAAAACACTGtttattaatctaattaataaaatgaatatggaCGATGAAAGAACTCTTCAGCATTACTGTTCTGAGGTGTCAAA GTGGCTGATGAATGGTGACGAAGAAattctttattttgatattgaaaatCCCGTAATGCGTTATATAGTCCACAATGAAATAAGACTGCGATTTCCTGATGTACTTATGACTGATAGCTTAGGTAATAGCAATAAG GTCCTTATATACCGAGATAAGAATGTAGAAGGCGCAAAAAGTGCACCAATAACTGTACTggaagaaaatttaataagcaACATATTAGGATTttcacagataattaatttacttgcaGAGCATAAAAAACCTATTGTGGGTCACAACATATTCTTAGACACTATACTTTTACACAGTCAGTTTATAGGACCCTTGCCAAAGAATTactctgtatttaaaaaaaatataaatgacctCTTCCCAACAATAttcgatacaaaatatatatctcatGAAATGGGCAGAAAATTAACATCGGATGAAACATGGAAATCGAACGCGCTTCAAGA TTTATATGAATTCTTTTTAGAGGGAAAACTTAGTTGGCTACAAACGGGTATGAATATTGTTAAACTAAAAATCCCGTTTGATGTTAATCAAACCTACCATGAAGCAGGATGGGACTCATATTGTTCgg gTTACTGCTTCATCCGTTTGGGTCACTGGGCGGCCTGTGAGGCAAATGGAAATTTAAAACCCGTGGGACCAAAAGAAAAACTTGCTGCCCTGAGTCCTTTCTGCAACAAAGTTAATATAATCCGTGAAGCTGTTCCTTATATG